From one Lolium rigidum isolate FL_2022 chromosome 4, APGP_CSIRO_Lrig_0.1, whole genome shotgun sequence genomic stretch:
- the LOC124707615 gene encoding putative respiratory burst oxidase homolog protein H: MESSSAGYVDVPLGNEPEHQQHQPPPATTGPVMRKQPSRLASGMKRLASRVTSIRVPDSVMGLKRSHSSAQPALRGLRFLDKASAGKDGWKSVEKRFDDMSGEDGRLHQENFAKCIGMADSKEFAGEVFVAMARRRKIDPDQGLSKEQLKEFWEEMSDNNFDARLRIFFDMCDKNGDGKLTEDEVKEIIVLSASANKLSKLKKHAATYASLIMEELDPDGRGYIEIWQLEKLLRRMVMAEGTQDQMDQASTSLAKTMVPSSYRSPMQRRMTKTVDFIHENWKRIWVIALWGIVNIALFIFKFVQYRRREVFDVMGYCVCIAKGAAETTKLNMALILLPVCRNTLTALRSTALSNVIPFDDNINFHKVIALAIAIGAGTHTLAHLTCDFPRLVSCPSDQFQEKLGPFFNYVQPTWGSLFASTPGWTGILLILIMSFSFTLATHSFRRSVVKLPSPLHHLAGFNAFWYAHHLLVFAYILLVMHSYFIFLTKEWYKRTGWMYLAVPVLFYASERATRRIREKNYGVSVIKAAIYPGNVLSLYMKKPASFKYKSGMYLFVKCPDVSPFEWHPFSITSAPGDDYLSVHIRTLGDWTTELRNVFGKACEEEVSSKKATLSRLETTVIAEGRGEDTRFPKIFIDGPFGAPAQNYKKYDILFLIGLGIGATPFISILKDLLHNLKSSQEMQSMQDEESGGTFKSNGPSRAYFYWVTREQGSFEWFKGVMNEVAESDRDNAIEMHNYLTSVYEEGDARSALIAMVQSLQHAKDGVDIVSGSKIRTHFARPNWRKVYSDLANTHKNARIGVFYCGSPTLTKTLKDLAIEFSHTTTTRFHFHKENF; encoded by the exons ATGGAGTCGTCGTCGGCGGGGTACGTGGACGTGCCGCTCGGCAACGAGCCGGAGCATCAGCAGCAtcagccgccgccggcgacgacggGGCCGGTGATGAGGAAGCAGCCGTCGCGGCTGGCGTCCGGGATGAAGCGGCTGGCGTCGAGGGTGACCTCGATCCGGGTGCCGGACTCCGTCATGGGCCTCAAGCGCTCGCACTCCAGCGCGCAGCCGGCGCTCCGGGGCCTCCGGTTCCTCGACAAGGCGTCGGCGGGGAAGGACGGGTGGAAGTCCGTCGAGAAGCGCTTCGACGACATGAGCGGCGAGGACGGACGCCTCCACCAGGAGAACTTCGCCAAATGCATCG GCATGGCGGATTCCAAGGAATTTGCAGGCGAGGTCTTCGTGGCGATGGCCAGGAGAAGGAAGATCGATCCAGACCAAGGACTTTCGAAAGAACAGCTCAAGGAATTTTGGGAGGAGATGTCTGACAATAACTTCGATGCACGGCTACGGATATTTTTTGACAT GTGTGACAAGAACGGTGATGGAAAGCTCACAGAAGATGAGGTTAAAGAG ATTATCGTGCTCAGCGCCTCAGCAAACAAGCTCTCGAAGCTGAAGAAACATGCCGCGACCTACGCCTCGCTGATCATGGAAGAGCTGGACCCTGATGGTCGCGGTTACATTGAG ATTTGGCAGCTGGAGAAGCTACTCCGTCGGATGGTAATGGCTGAGGGAACACAAGATCAGATGGACCAGGCGTCAACAAGCCTTGCGAAGACAATGGTTCCTTCCAGTTACCGGAGCCCAATGCAGAGGCGTATGACCAAGACTGTTGACTTCATCCATGAGAACTGGAAGAGGATATGGGTCATTGCGTTGTGGGGAATCGTCAACATTGCCCTCTTCATTTTCAAGTTTGTGCAATACAGGAGGCGGGAGGTCTTCGACGTGATGGGCTATTGTGTCTGCATCGCAAAGGGTGCCGCTGAGACAACCAAGCTGAACATGGCCCTTATACTGCTCCCGGTGTGCCGAAACACATTGACAGCGCTCCGATCAACTGCTCTCAGCAATGTCATACCATTTGACGATAACATAAACTTCCACAAG GTTATTGCACTGGCAATTGCAATTGGAGCAGGTACTCATACACTTGCTCACCTGACCTGCGACTTCCCAAGGTTGGTCTCGTGTCCAAGTGACCAGTTCCAGGAGAAGCTGGGGCCCTTCTTCAACTATGTTCAACCAACATGGGGATCACTGTTTGCAAGCACTCCAGGATGGACTGGCATCCTCCTGATCCTCATAATGTCATTCTCCTTCACACTGGCGACACACTCCTTCAGGAGGAGCGTCGTGAAGCTGCCGTCGCCGCTGCACCACCTTGCTGGCTTCAATGCCTTCTGGTATGCCCACCACCTGCTGGTGTTTGCATATATCCTCCTGGTGATGCATTCCTACTTCATATTCCTCACTAAGGAGTGGTACAAGAGAACG GGATGGATGTACTTGGCAGTTCCTGTTCTCTTCTATGCCTCCGAGAGAGCTACCAGAAGAATTCGCGAAAAGAATTACGGAGTGAGTGTCATCAAG GCAGCAATATACCCAGGAAATGTGCTCTCTCTTTACATGAAGAAGCCAGCAAGTTTCAAATACAAAAGTGGGATGTACCTCTTTGTAAAATGCCCAGATGTGTCGCCTTTTGAATG GCATCCCTTCTCCATCACTTCTGCACCTGGAGACGATTATTTGAGTGTACATATCCGAACATTAGGTGACTGGACAACAGAACTAAGGAATGTATTTGGGAAG GCCTGTGAAGAAGAAGTTAGTTCCAAGAAGGCCACACTTTCAAGACTTGAAACCACAGTCATAGCAGAAGGTCGGGGAGAGGATACTAG GTTTCCCAAGATCTTCATAGATGGCCCTTTCGGTGCACCTGCTCAAAATTACAAGAAATATGACATTCTTTTTCTTATTGGGCTTGGAATCGGTGCAACTCCGTTCATCAGCATACTGAAGGATCTCCTGCACAACCTTAAGTCCAGTCAA GAGATGCAAAGCATGCAGGACGAGGAGTCAGGCGGCACCTTTAAGAGCAATGGGCCAAGCCGAGCTTACTTCTACTGGGTTACTAGGGAACAGGGCTCCTTTGAATGGTTCAAAGGTGTCATGAATGAAGTTGCTGAAAGCGATCGTGAT AATGCAATCGAGATGCACAACTACCTGACCAGTGTGTATGAGGAAGGCGATGCAAGGTCAGCTCTGATTGCCATGGTTCAATCCCTCCAACACGCAAAAGACGGTGTGGACATCGTATCGGGCAGCAAG ATCCGGACACATTTCGCAAGGCCAAACTGGAGAAAGGTGTACTCTGATTTGGCCAATACCCACAAGAACGCTCGTATAG GTGTTTTCTATTGCGGATCTCCAACGCTCACAAAAACACTCAAGGACCTTGCAATAGAATTCAGCCACACAACAACAACGCGGTTCCATTTCCACAAGGAGAACTTCTAA